GGACAGGAGACCGATGAGCATGTCCACAGAAGACACCGGGGCCGCGCGTTCGCCGGAGCTGGCGGAGGAGCTGCGCATCTCGATCGCGCGGCTGTCGCGGCGGCTGCGCACGCTGCGCCCGGAGGCGTCCGAGGGCGGAACCGGGAGCCCGCTGCCGCTCACCCAGTTCGCGGCGCTGGCGGCGATCGAGCGGCACGGGTCGATGACGCCGCGCGAGCTGGCCGATCACGAGAAGGTGCAGCCGCCGTCGATGACGCGGGTGATCGGGCACCTGGAGGACCAGGGGCTCGTCGTGCGCAGCCCCCATCCGACGGACGGACGGCAGGTCGTCCTGCAGGCGACCGAGCGCGGCTGCGCGCTGCTGGCGGCCGAGCGGCGCCGCAAGGAGGCGTGGCTGTCGCGGCGGCTGGGGGAGCTGACCGAGGACGAGCGGGAGATCCTGGCCCGGGCCGCCCCGGTGATCGACAAGCTCAGCCGCTCCTGACCGTCCGCTGATCGTCCGCTGATCGTTCCGGTGCGCGCTTGCCGGAATGCGCACGTCCCGATTATCGTTAGCAATGGTAATGACTTCTGGCGATGAGGGACCCGACGAACCGGGGGGCAGGGCGCTCACGGAGACCGCCGCCTCCCGCCCCGCCCGTGCCCCCGCCCCAGAATCCGGCCCAGACCTCGACGATTCGGCCGCCGACGACTCGCGCGGCGGCATGTTCCGGTCGCTGCGCAACCGCAACTACCGGCTGTTCGCGACCGGGCAGGTCATCTCCAACACCGGCACCTGGATGCAGCGCATCGCCCAGGACTGGCTGGTCCTGGAGCTGACGCACAGCAGCGGCACCGCGCTCGGCCTCACCACCGGCCTGCAGTTCCTGCCGCTGCTGCTGTTCGGCCTGTGGGGCGGCGTGATCGCCGACCGGTACCCCAAGCGCCGCGTCCTGATGATGACGCAGGTGGCGATGGGCGCGCTGGCGCTCGTCCTCGGCCTGCTGGCGACCACCGGCTCGGCGCAGGTGTGGCACGTGTACGTGCTCGCGTTCGGGCTCGGGATGGCGACCGTCGTCGACAACCCGACCCGGCAGGCGTTCGCCGTCGAGATGGTCGGCCGCCGCGACCTGCCGAACGCGATCGCGCTGAACAGCGCCATCTTCAACGGCGCCCGGCTGATCGGCCCGGCCGTCGCCGGGGTGCTGATCGGGCTGATCGGCACCGGCCCGGTGTTCTTCGTCAACGCCGCGTCCTACCTCGCCGTGCTGGCCGGGCTGCAGGCGATGCGGGCGGGCGACCTGCACCCCGCCGAACCGGTCAAGCGTGCCAAGGGCCAGCTCATGGAGGGCCTGCGGTACGTGCGCGGACGCCGCGACCTGATGATCATCCTGGTGCTGGTGGGGTTCGTGGCGACCTTCGGGATGAACCTGCAGACGACGATCGCGCTCGTCGCCCGCGAGGTCTTCCACACCGACGCGTCGTCCTTCGGCCTCGCCAGCAGCATGATCGCGCTCGGCGCGGTGACCGGGGCGCTGCTCGCGGCGCGCCGCGCGTCCCGGCCCCGGCTGCGGCTGCTGCTGGGCGCGGCGCTGGTGTTCGGCTTCCTGGAGCTCCTCACCGGCCTGATGCCGACCTACTGGTCGTTCCTGCTGATGCTGGTGCCCACCGGGATCGCGCTCATGACGTTCACGACGTCCGCGAACGCGACGATGCAGCTCAGCGTCGTCCCCGAGATGCGCGGCCGCGTCATGGGCCTGTACATGCTGGTGTTCCTCGGCACCAACCCGGTCGGCGCGCCGCTCATCGGGTGGATCGCCGAGAACTTCGGGCCGCGCACCAGCATCGTCGCGGGCGGGATCGTGTGCATGGTCGTGCCGTTCGCCGTCGCGGCGCTCGTACGGCGGCACGACCCCGACTTCGACCGTGACCCCGACCGCGACCCCGACCCCGTGACCGCGTGACAAGGGCGCCGTCTGCTGAAAAGCTGGTCAGGTGGCTCTCCGGACGTGCTCATGAGGCTGTTCGTGGCGCTCGTGCCGCCACCGGAAATCCTGGACGAGCTCGACGCGGCCGTCCGGCCGCACCGCGGCGACGTCCCCGAGCTGAAGTGGACGCGCCGTGAGCTGATCCACGTCACGCTGACGTTCCTCGGCGAGTTCGACGACCGGCGCCTCGACCGGCTCCTGCCCCGATTGGAACGTGCCGTGCAGCGGCACGAGCGGATGACGCTGTCGCTCGCGGGCGCCGGGGCGTTCCCCGGCGGCGGCGCGCACGCCCGCGTCCTGTGGACGGGCCTGTACGGCGACCGGCGCGCCCTCGCGCGGCTCGCGGCGTCCACCACGGCGGCGGGACGGCGCGCCGGGATGCCGCCCGACAAGCACCGCGGGTTCCGCCCCCACCTGACGCTGGCGCGGTCACGCAGCCCGGTGGACGTCCGGCCGCTGCTGGAGTCGCTGCAGGCGTTCGCCGGGTCGCCGTGGACGGCCGGGACGGTGCAGCTCATGCGCAGCCACCTGCC
The nucleotide sequence above comes from Actinomadura algeriensis. Encoded proteins:
- the thpR gene encoding RNA 2',3'-cyclic phosphodiesterase, whose translation is MRLFVALVPPPEILDELDAAVRPHRGDVPELKWTRRELIHVTLTFLGEFDDRRLDRLLPRLERAVQRHERMTLSLAGAGAFPGGGAHARVLWTGLYGDRRALARLAASTTAAGRRAGMPPDKHRGFRPHLTLARSRSPVDVRPLLESLQAFAGSPWTAGTVQLMRSHLPGREHAEPTYEPLRSWPLRHSSGGGGAGRSASGGPHGTP
- a CDS encoding MarR family winged helix-turn-helix transcriptional regulator, which produces MSTEDTGAARSPELAEELRISIARLSRRLRTLRPEASEGGTGSPLPLTQFAALAAIERHGSMTPRELADHEKVQPPSMTRVIGHLEDQGLVVRSPHPTDGRQVVLQATERGCALLAAERRRKEAWLSRRLGELTEDEREILARAAPVIDKLSRS
- a CDS encoding MFS transporter; the protein is MFRSLRNRNYRLFATGQVISNTGTWMQRIAQDWLVLELTHSSGTALGLTTGLQFLPLLLFGLWGGVIADRYPKRRVLMMTQVAMGALALVLGLLATTGSAQVWHVYVLAFGLGMATVVDNPTRQAFAVEMVGRRDLPNAIALNSAIFNGARLIGPAVAGVLIGLIGTGPVFFVNAASYLAVLAGLQAMRAGDLHPAEPVKRAKGQLMEGLRYVRGRRDLMIILVLVGFVATFGMNLQTTIALVAREVFHTDASSFGLASSMIALGAVTGALLAARRASRPRLRLLLGAALVFGFLELLTGLMPTYWSFLLMLVPTGIALMTFTTSANATMQLSVVPEMRGRVMGLYMLVFLGTNPVGAPLIGWIAENFGPRTSIVAGGIVCMVVPFAVAALVRRHDPDFDRDPDRDPDPVTA